The proteins below come from a single Campylobacter sp. CCUG 57310 genomic window:
- the aroC gene encoding chorismate synthase: protein MNSFGRKLILTTFGESHGAAIGGVLDGFPAGVKIDEEFLQGELDKRKPGQSKFATARKEGDKIEILSGIFEGVSTGTPIGFVIYNENQKSKDYENLREIFRPGHADYTYFKKYAIRDHRGGGRSSARETAVRVAGGAFAQILLNEFGVKVESGVSGVGTVKAQKFDFDAAGNSEIFALDKENLMMDEILKAKQAHDSVGASVMTRILNAPAGLGEGLYDKLDARLAAAMMSINGVKAVEIGEGVEASAMLGSENNDCMNEAGFLSNHAGGILGGMSTGAEILITTHFKPTPSIFLAQQTQNIHGENAICELRGRHDPCIGIRGSVVATAMARLVIADFMLLNLSVNLGNLKKIYKL from the coding sequence ATGAATTCATTCGGACGAAAGCTTATCTTAACAACCTTCGGCGAGAGTCACGGAGCGGCAATCGGCGGCGTGCTTGACGGATTTCCTGCGGGAGTTAAGATAGATGAGGAGTTTTTACAAGGCGAGCTTGATAAGCGAAAGCCGGGGCAGTCGAAATTCGCCACCGCAAGAAAAGAAGGCGACAAAATCGAAATTTTAAGCGGGATTTTTGAAGGCGTTAGCACGGGTACGCCGATTGGATTTGTCATCTACAACGAAAATCAAAAATCAAAAGATTATGAGAATTTGCGTGAAATTTTTCGCCCGGGACATGCTGATTATACATACTTTAAAAAATACGCAATTCGAGATCACAGAGGCGGCGGACGAAGCTCTGCAAGAGAAACTGCCGTGCGAGTGGCGGGCGGGGCGTTTGCTCAAATTTTATTAAATGAATTTGGTGTGAAAGTAGAGAGCGGCGTAAGCGGAGTAGGAACCGTAAAAGCGCAAAAATTTGACTTTGACGCAGCAGGGAATTCTGAAATTTTCGCACTTGATAAAGAAAATTTGATGATGGATGAGATTTTAAAAGCTAAACAAGCTCACGACAGCGTGGGGGCTAGCGTTATGACACGAATTTTAAACGCTCCTGCCGGGCTTGGCGAAGGGTTATACGACAAGCTTGACGCAAGACTTGCTGCTGCGATGATGAGCATAAACGGAGTAAAAGCAGTAGAAATCGGCGAGGGTGTAGAAGCAAGCGCAATGCTAGGAAGCGAGAATAACGACTGCATGAATGAAGCGGGCTTTCTCTCAAATCACGCAGGCGGAATACTTGGAGGCATGAGCACGGGGGCTGAAATTTTAATAACTACGCATTTTAAGCCGACTCCTTCGATATTTCTTGCTCAACAAACACAAAATATCCACGGCGAAAATGCGATCTGCGAGCTTCGCGGTAGACACGATCCGTGTATCGGTATCCGTGGAAGCGTCGTTGCAACCGCGATGGCAAGGCTTGTGATAGCTGATTTTATGCTTTTAAATTTGAGTGTAAATTTGGGGAATTTAAAGAAGATCTACAAACTATAG